A single Aspergillus puulaauensis MK2 DNA, chromosome 7, nearly complete sequence DNA region contains:
- a CDS encoding intradiol ring-cleavage dioxygenase (COG:Q;~EggNog:ENOG410PIXU;~InterPro:IPR015889,IPR000627;~PFAM:PF00775;~SECRETED:SignalP(1-17);~go_function: GO:0003824 - catalytic activity [Evidence IEA];~go_function: GO:0005506 - iron ion binding [Evidence IEA];~go_function: GO:0008199 - ferric iron binding [Evidence IEA];~go_function: GO:0016702 - oxidoreductase activity, acting on single donors with incorporation of molecular oxygen, incorporation of two atoms of oxygen [Evidence IEA];~go_process: GO:0006725 - cellular aromatic compound metabolic process [Evidence IEA];~go_process: GO:0055114 - oxidation-reduction process [Evidence IEA]), with protein sequence MRLQPLVLLALATPAFAHGAFEHEDLETQLAKRDFFRHGRRSLESCAGTLNSDGTNSQAHKRRAAVVNEHRQQLKLKRSMVEALNTSHLHTGPFISPNRPADAFTGENHVLLNPYGDNGPYYVPGEVIRSDAREDQSGVPIIVEAQFIDFETCKPIPGMWWDLWNANATGVYSGVINQGNGDFTDHSNVNNTFLRAVSMADEDGVAQIKTIFPGHYTGRTNHIHIIAHTDVTVLPNGTITGGSIAHIGQFFFDQALIDKVSQTYPYTQNPYIPIGNAFDDTFHQETAYSASDPVFHYEYLGETLADGLFMWVRVGVNASASWPSEQSFVYGADGGKYSCGTGRIGANYTSDDEDCQNDVDVGALPGEKGPGPAVYSAPPPTAWDDETDAAEISAAHSVLVEENTPATAV encoded by the coding sequence ATGCGTCTCCAACCGCTTGTACTGTTGGCTCTCGCCACCCCGGCATTTGCTCACGGTGCCTTTGAACATGAAGACCTCGAAACCCAACTGGCCAAACGCGACTTCTTCAGGCACGGCCGCCGAAGCCTCGAGTCGTGCGCCGGCACCCTCAACTCGGACGGCACAAATTCGCAGGCCCATAAACGTCGCGCCGCCGTCGTGAACGAGCACCGCCAACAGCTGAAGCTCAAACGCTCGATGGTGGAAGCCCTCAACACAAGCCACCTCCACACAGGCCCATTCATAAGCCCCAACCGGCCAGCCGACGCCTTCACTGGGGAGAATCAcgtcctcctcaacccctaCGGGGACAACGGGCCTTACTACGTCCCCGGCGAGGTCATCCGCTCAGACGCCCGCGAAGACCAATCCGGCGTCCccatcatcgtcgaggcCCAATTCATCGACTTCGAAACCTGCAAGCCCATCCCCGGCATGTGGTGGGATCTCTGGAACGCCAACGCCACAGGCGTCTACAGCGGCGTCATCAACCAAGGCAACGGCGACTTCACCGACCACTCCAACGTCAACAACACCTTCCTCCGCGCCGTCTCCATggccgacgaagacggcgtAGCCCAAATCAAAACAATCTTCCCAGGCCACTACACCGGCCGCACAAAccacatccacatcatcGCGCACACAGACGTCACCGTCCTCCCCAACGGCACCATCACCGGCGGCAGCATCGCCCACATCGGCcagttcttcttcgaccaggcCCTCATCGACAAAGTCTCCCAGACATACCCCTATACCCAGAATCCGTACATCCCCATCGGAAACGCATTCGACGACACTTTCCACCAGGAAACCGCCTACTCGGCCTCCGACCCCGTCTTCCACTATGAGTACCTAGGCGAAACCCTGGCGGACGGGCTGTTCATGTGGGTGCGGGTCGGCGTGAACGCGTCTGCGAGCTGGCCCTCCGAGCAGAGTTTTGTGTATGGCGCCGACGGCGGCAAGTACTCGTGTGGGACGGGCCGGATTGGGGCGAATTATACgtccgatgacgaggactGTCAGaatgatgtggatgttggtgCTCTGCCTGGTGAAAAGGGGCCTGGGCCCGCGGTGTATTCGGCACCTCCGCCTACTGCGTGGGATGATGAGACTGATGCGGCGGAGATCTCGGCTGCTCATAGCgtgctggtggaggagaataCTCCAGCAACGGCTGTTTAA
- a CDS encoding MBL fold metallo-hydrolase (COG:S;~EggNog:ENOG410PIT6;~InterPro:IPR001279,IPR036866;~PFAM:PF13483,PF12706), with product MSPTLNVTHIGTATAILEINGVKFLTDPFFSPAGTAWDRGVIVLKVTDDPALRLDQLPIIDAILLSHEDHPDNLDELGRQLLDGRRVYTTPDGAKNLAPRPAVHGMEPWTDLEHPISGKKFKIIATPTKHVPGNECTGFIITGEDFGTGRDGLPNAIYFTGDTVYIEELEAIADRYHVCAAVMNLGNAHAPIGPDPNNPMVQITMGGKDGARLFRALKADVLVPMHYESWGHFTQFGEELKQAFEEEGISDKVCWLKGGEAVSVL from the coding sequence ATGTCTCCCACTCTCAACGTCACCCACATCGGCACAGCCACTGCCATCCTCGAAATCAATGGAGTAAAATTCCTTACCGaccccttcttctctcccgCCGGCACTGCCTGGGACAGGGGCGTCATAGTCCTCAAAGTCACTGACGACCCGGCCCTCCGCCTGGACCAACTCCCCATCATCGACGCTATCCTGCTCAGCCACGAAGACCACCCAGACAACCTCGACGAACTCGGTCGACAGCTCCTAGACGGCCGCCGCGTCTACACGACCCCCGACGGCGCAAAGAACCTTGCTCCCCGCCCAGCCGTCCACGGAATGGAACCCTGGACGGATCTGGAGCATCCCATCAGCGGCAAGAAATTCAAGATCATTGCAACACCAACCAAGCATGTCCCAGGGAATGAATGCACAGGCTTCATTATTACCGGCGAAGACTTCGGCACTGGCCGCGACGGCCTCCCCAACGCAATATACTTCACTGGGGATACAGTGTACATCGAGGAACTAGAGGCCATTGCGGATCGGTACCATGTGTGTGCGGCGGTGATGAACCTGGGCAATGCGCATGCGCCTATTGGGCCGGACCCTAATAACCCGATGGTCCAGATTACGATGGGTGGCAAGGATGGGGCGAGGCTGTTCCGGGCTTTGAAGGCTGATGTGCTTGTTCCGATGCACTATGAGTCGTGGGGACACTTTACGCAGTTTGGAGAGGAGCTGAAGCAGGcgtttgaggaggaggggattaGTGATAAGGTGTGTTGGTTGAAGGGGGGTGAGGCGGTTTCTGTTCTTTGA
- a CDS encoding uncharacterized protein (COG:S;~EggNog:ENOG410PSHX;~InterPro:IPR018392,IPR036779;~PFAM:PF01476;~SECRETED:SignalP(1-22)) yields the protein MKSISTISILSGLLVLAPSTLATTSCNPSTLNTTTYLYPITKQGTTVFDVAAATNRGVCDIGRQNLMADVTIVPNVGQQLLIPPETCTPDNETCLLPETNRTRTCIDGGPRLYYTVNGDTYERIAQRLNISTEALTSHALGDQTSTDELEPGKFVKVPLCEPSRCVLKPYQFSAGVYKDLAEEFGTTVGQIMMLSPTYNYSSQAFLPGGTFPPINVLTNCTQSSNVTVLS from the coding sequence ATGAAGTCCATCAGCACCATATCCATACTCTCGGGCCTCCTCGTGCTTGCCCCCTCCACCCTCGCAACCACCTCGTGCAATCCAagcaccctcaacaccaccacctacCTCTACCCAATAACTAAGCAAGGCACAACAGTCTTCGACGTCGCAGCAGCCACCAACCGCGGCGTCTGCGACATCGGGCGCCAAAACCTCATGGCCGACGTCACAATCGTCCCGAACGTTGGCCAACAGCTCCTGATCCCACCAGAGACATGCACCCCAGACAACGAGACCTGCCTGCTCCCCGAAACAAACAGAACACGCACCTGCATCGACGGCGGCCCGCGCCTCTACTACACCGTCAACGGAGACACGTACGAGCGCATCGCGCAGCGCCTGAACATATCCACCGAGGCATTAACCTCGCATGCGCTGGGCGACCAGACTTCAACAGACGAGCTAGAGCCCGGCAAATTCGTCAAGGTGCCCCTCTGCGAGCCGAGTCGGTGTGTGCTGAAGCCGTATCAGTTCAGTGCGGGGGTGTATAAGGACCTTGCCGAGGAGTTTGGGACGACTGTGGGTCAGATTATGATGCTGAGCCCGACTTATAATTATAGCAGCCAGGCGTTTCTCCCTGGTGGGACGTTCCCGCCGATTAATGTCTTGACTAATTGTACACAGTCGAGCAATGTTACTGTTTTGTCTTAG
- a CDS encoding TolB family protein (COG:U;~EggNog:ENOG410Q2V4;~InterPro:IPR011042,IPR011659;~PFAM:PF07676;~SECRETED:SignalP(1-22)) codes for MLSLFSAPFLVCAIGLLSLARAACPYAQRAGISGIAQKRQPPQGKDGVMLMNHIAPGTSRLYISDIDGSNEAPLLSDPVFEYHASFSPDGEWVLFTSERNGDGNSDIYRIRTNGSDLQPLVATPAVEDSVVLSPNGSLAAYVSTEGMVANIWVLDSVSGSRWNLTDTPAVGATTNSSLPHGYFRPAWSPDGQWIAFSSDRNTQWLGHGWDTFFGLSGWEHTQELSIFAIRPDGSGFRQVAAKAGYALGSPSWSTDGKRVVFYEMTRETTWDAHSSFDLATANSTIVSVDFETGAHRVVEVDGPGVKVFPQYLSDTEIGYLLKGGTSEGIYTTGGVYYNTSEAMARSPAWSPDGKKVVYEKTAWDVRPQGKLLYSWDSRWEYRFTDVFPTSSRQGNIAITQKQLGDSSVVSMNATGQHPENLFDPVARGILSQSVVDQGTGGAFQPSWSSDGDWITFGVGYWFQGRGSNGGWIVRSKADGTDAQNLTESAPTLTNTTLNTGFPSFSPDGTKIVFRVWGLGSETGNKSQLGLRILDLSNGSHPVTTLTSAWDTLPSFSPDGSKIVFTRRTTPTNYDICTIRPDGTDLRVLTSSNANDAHAVWSQDGRIIYSTGEYGFQYECALYDNTFQPYGQINIMDANGRNKRALTNSLWEDSMPLYVGGEDL; via the coding sequence ATGTTGTCATTGTTTTCTGCACCCTTCCTAGTCTGCGCCATTGGCCTGCTCAGCCTGGCGCGGGCGGCATGTCCCTACGCCCAGCGGGCAGGCATTAGCGGCATAGCACAGAAAAGGCAACCCCCCCAGGGAAAAGACGGCGTAATGCTTATGAATCACATTGCACCAGGGACATCCAGGCTCTACATTTCAGACATTGACGGGAGCAACGAAGCACCGCTCCTCTCGGACCCCGTATTCGAGTACCATGCCAGCTTCTCCCCAGACGGGGAATGGGTTCTCTTCACAAGTGAGCGCAATGGCGATGGGAACTCGGACATCTATCGCATCCGAACAAACGGATCCGATCTTCAACCCCTCGTGGCGACTCCTGCGGTTGAGGATTCCGTTGTGCTGTCGCCGAACGGTAGTCTAGCCGCCTATGTCTCGACAGAGGGTATGGTTGCAAACATCTGGGTGCTTGATTCGGTTTCGGGCTCTCGCTGGAATCTGACAGACACGCCGGCTGTCGGCGCGACGACAAATTCAAGCCTGCCGCATGGCTATTTCCGGCCTGCTTGGTCGCCTGATGGCCAGTGGATTGCGTTTTCGTCGGATCGCAATACCCAGTGGCTGGGCCATGGCTGGGATACTTTCTTTGGGCTCAGCGGGTGGGAACATACCCAGGAGCTCTCGATTTTTGCTATTCGGCCTGATGGGTCTGGGTTTCGTCAGGTAGCTGCCAAGGCAGGGTATGCTCTTGGTTCGCCCAGCTGGTCTACAGATGGCAAGCGTGTTGTTTTCTATGAAATGACTCGCGAAACCACCTGGGACGCACACAGTTCGTTTGACCTGGCGACTGCAAACTCGACTATTGTCTCGGTTGATTTCGAGACTGGGGCCCATCgggttgtcgaggtcgatggcCCTGGCGTCAAGGTCTTCCCGCAGTATCTATCTGATACTGAAATTGGGTATCTGCTCAAAGGGGGCACCAGTGAAGGGATATACACTACTGGCGGCGTCTATTACAACACCTCCGAGGCGATGGCCCGCTCCCCGGCGTGGTCGCCTGATGGCAAGAAAGTCGTCTACGAGAAAACGGCCTGGGATGTTCGTCCGCAAGGAAAGCTGCTCTATAGCTGGGACAGTCGATGGGAGTACCGTTTCACAGACGTGTTTCCCACCAGTTCGCGCCAGGGCAATATTGCAATCACCCAAAAGCAACTCGGCGACTCCTCTGTCGTCAGTATGAACGCAACCGGACAACACCCAGAGAATCTCTTCGATCCCGTCGCGAGAGGTATCCTGAGCCAGTCCGTGGTGGACCAGGGGACAGGAGGTGCGTTCCAGCCGTCATGGTCCTCAGACGGGGACTGGATAACATTCGGCGTAGGATACTGGTTCCAAGGCCGGGGCTCCAACGGCGGCTGGATCGTAAGATCCAAAGCCGATGGAACAGACGCACAGAATCTGACAGAAAGCGCACCCACCCTGACCAACACAACCCTCAACACGGGCTTCCCCAGCTTCTCGCCCGACGGCACAAAAATCGTCTTCAGAGTCTGGGGTCTGGGCTCCGAAACCGGTAACAAATCCCAGCTCGGCCTACGCATTCTCGACCTTTCCAACGGCTCTCACCCCGTCACCACACTCACAAGTGCATGGGACACGCTTCCATCCTTCTCGCCCGACGGGTCGAAGATTGTCTTCACGCGCAGAACCACCCCTACAAACTACGACATCTGCACTATCCGTCCAGACGGGACAGACCTCCGGGTCCTCACCAGCAGTAACGCGAACGATGCGCACGCCGTGTGGTCGCAGGATGGCCGGATCATTTACTCCACGGGCGAATACGGCTTCCAGTACGAGTGCGCGCTGTACGACAATACGTTCCAGCCGTACGGGCAGATCAATATCATGGACGCAAACGGGCGCAACAAACGGGCCTTGACGAATTCTCTGTGGGAGGACTCTATGCCGCTGTATGTTGGGGGCGAGGATCTTTGA